Proteins encoded by one window of Leishmania mexicana MHOM/GT/2001/U1103 complete genome, chromosome 23:
- a CDS encoding DHHC zinc finger domain-like protein: MMCCGYCTPVVVAIIIMVLALASDAYSIYLITVHRRDAWRVIVCIVVFILTTIMGLLVLWSYYAVIFGSPGFVPRDPWAHPPVYAGPSLRPKGGVEQAFAQQRNHGPPHQQLHQPGSQQPHAGSPSSRKTRSSSLPGVNRPQTANNVLSLPPFDDTGVASPPRTGHSKSPPVSASVAKADNGTSTTLSTAGNTGALRGGDGSDAIVVRVDEASPTHFQHGRPAGYFPASLSESPEQQQQQYPNPPTTLNPYTVTTLERNGRLRFCYACQLYKPDGAHHCSVCGRCVYNFDHHCPFVNNCVGRNNYKLFIIFLLYSSVGATLGGCLMLVTIFAVDTDAFMNKLIWVAVPALDLILGISLVMFYTQHRFLLINGKSTLESLIEAEREPCSGACCGCKQPRVSPEQKEYAAQRRKERIERHQRTLLGKESPCWRRYAPLPVRTDDAADDTVSGMV, translated from the coding sequence ATGATGTGCTGCGGTTACTGCACGCCCGTCGTTGTCGCGATCATCATCATGGTGCTCGCGCTTGCAAGCGATGCCTACAGCATCTACTTGATCACTGTACACCGGCGCGATGCCTGGCGCGTCATCGTGTGCATCGTCGTGTTCATCTTGACAACCATCATGGGCCTTCTCGTACTATGGTCTTACTACGCCGTCATCTTCGGCTCTCCAGGCTTTGTGCCACGTGACCCGTGGGCGCATCCGCCCGTGTATGCCGGTCCCTCACTCCGCCCAAAAGGCGGAGTCGAACAGGCCTTTGCTCAGCAACGTAATCACGGCCCcccgcatcagcagctgcaccaacCAGGGTCACAGCAACCTCACGCAGGCTCGCCCTCCTCACGGAAGACGCGGTCTTCTAGCTTGCCGGGCGTAAATCGACCACAGACAGCCAACAACGTGCTCTCACTGCCTCCATTCGACGACACTGGCGTCGCCAGCCCACCGCGCACCGGCCACTCAAAGTCCCCACCAGTCAGCGCTTCTGTCGCCAAGGCCGATAACGGTACATCCACTACGTTGTCGACTGCTGGCAATACCGGTGCCCTtcgcggtggcgacggcagcgatgcgatCGTTGTCCGCGTTGATGAGGCGTCACCGACACACTTTCAGCACGGCAGACCGGCTGGCTACTTTCCTGCCTCACTCTCAGAATcgccagagcagcagcagcagcagtacccCAACCCGCCCACGACTCTGAACCCGTACACGGTTACCACGCTGGAGCGTAACGGGCGGCTGCGTTTCTGTTACGCATGCCAGCTTTACAAGCCAGACGGTGCCCACCACTGCAGTGTCTGCGGCCGGTGTGTATATAACTTCGATCATCACTGCCCCTTCGTGAACAACTGCGTCGGCCGCAACAACTATAAGCTATTTATTATCTTCTTGCTCtacagcagcgtcggcgcgaCCCTGGGGGGCTGCCTCATGCTCGTTACGATCTTCGCCGTCGACACAGACGCGTTCATGAATAAGCTGATATGGGTAGCGGTGCCCGCGTTGGATTTAATTTTGGGTATTTCGCTGGTGATGTTCTACACCCAGCACCGCTTTCTCCTGATCAACGGGAAGAGCACGTTGGAGAGTCTCATAGAAGCTGAAAGGGAGCCCTGCTCGGGGgcttgctgcggctgcaAGCAACCTCGGGTCAGCCCAGAGCAGAAGGAAtatgctgcgcagcggcgcaaggaAAGGATCGAGCGGCACCAACGCACGCTGCTGGGGAAGGAGTCGCCGTGCTGGCGGAGATAtgctccgctgccggtgcgcacAGACGACGCCGCAGATGATACCGTGTCGGGGATGGTCTGA
- a CDS encoding putative Ran-binding protein, with product MAATRTVDLYGGAMRISLPQAMIDVSDFRQVPDNQEVYTDADTGASVIVELLSRQTHVCNSEAGAFFYHDLAKDNGCAPEGISQEETCTLPPSAYPHLATSAAAVVSAECGSVAPQSCDFACLTTGLQRISKYTNEKGKENLVFVGLAVLRFTPPVSTEILVSVSCPAWLHHESSDARVVRRLLTEQERLQLLHTAVASLEVLEWSLFVPEEG from the coding sequence atggcggcgacgcgtaCGGTCGACTTGTACGGCGGTGCTATGCGCATCAGCCTCCCTCAGGCGATGATCGACGTCTCTGACTTCCGCCAGGTGCCGGATAACCAGGAGGTGTACACGGACGCAGACACGGGCGCCTCCGTCATCGTGGAGCTGCTCAGTCGGCAGACACATGTCTGCAACTCCGAGGCCGGGGCCTTCTTTTATCACGACCTCGCGAAGGACAACGGGTGCGCACCGGAGGGTATCTCTCAGGAGGAAACCTGCACGCTTCCACCGTCGGCGTACCCGCACCTGGCCACATCGGCTGCAGCAGTTGTGTCCGCCGAGTGTGGGTCGGTGGCACCGCAGTCGTGCGATTTCGCGTGCCTCACGACagggctgcagcgcatctcCAAGTATACCAAtgagaaggggaaggagaaTCTGGTCTTCGTTGGCCTGGCGGTGTTGCGATTCACGCCGCCTGTATCGACGGAAATACTTGTGTCGGTGTCTTGCCCGGCTTGGCTGCACCATGAGAGCTCGGATGCGAGGGTGGTGAGGCGACTGCTCACCGAGCAGGAGCGcttgcagctgctgcacacggcGGTCGCCTCGCTGGAGGTTCTCGAGTGGAGCCTGTTCGTGCCTGAGGAAGGGTAG